In Streptomyces sp. NBC_00878, a single window of DNA contains:
- a CDS encoding ABC transporter substrate-binding protein, giving the protein MRDTVLDGRYTLTERIGAGGMGVVWRARDARLERPVAVKLLSLPPGTVGAERERLLAMFGREARAAAALDSSYIVPVFDHGTDGEVPYLVMPLLSGRTVGELLADGPLPPERVAVLAAQVCRALATAHRAGIVHRDIKPANVMLTDEGMVKVLDFGIAKFLDATTGGRLTATADSPIGTLSYMAPERFTRGADDGRTDVYALGCTVYEMLTGAPPFESTSAPALMHCHVYETPQKPSVRRPGLAPEWDELVGRMLAKPVGERPTAEEARAAFETLALPAPPRPASAMPPAPPAAPAPPLDHAAPPGQGSASTAPASPADATPAQHQPAQHHPAPASPPQQLATSDATPQLHPDPTSYLLAPPLPKPPPTPPTTPTAARRRGRRIAWVGASAVVTALVIVFSVVQPFGGDDGDSDEAGGKNGAGGPKAGTVAPVAKTQTLTLGSAADSKGPARAVTGARKGGTVTVLEPGSITTLDPGNMWSGTDRLISRLVYRSLTAFRTQPDGSVRLVGDLAQDTGRSSLGGRDWTFTLKPGLTYNDGSRVRAQDFAYAIKRALDPDAFAMGDRTLRNFLFGPEDADGIGTEHEMPPGVIETPNDSTIVFHLDGAHPDFNVVLAGPGGAPMPERVADISGTSTLLPSTGPYQVSSFTDAKNLTLTRNPKWRADTDPVRTAYPDRYEITGALTLDEIKTRIRAASSDSGSDADSAVMTFSGSLDKDGLGTADGAADSGTVRVTSPAPYVHVYSVDTKRIPKLKVRQAIATAYPAADVLAASGEDGLASSHLMPPGIPGSRDFDLYGAGAHGDPDAARALLTEAGESGFPLTLAYATTADEARGEAVKKALDKAGFRVTLKNVDVSDIYENIGKGEYDLARLPMNSSGLPLASAFLPDSFDGRYTFPTTSNFSRLNSTAVNNAIDEANATADVAAAGEKWSTVDRRVMEQAAAIPVYVPVRTFLYTSRLKGLQVDLDGLSPLNAYVTK; this is encoded by the coding sequence ATGCGCGACACGGTCCTGGACGGCCGGTACACGCTCACGGAGCGGATCGGCGCGGGCGGTATGGGCGTGGTGTGGCGGGCCAGGGACGCGCGGCTCGAACGCCCGGTGGCCGTCAAGCTGCTGAGCCTGCCGCCGGGCACGGTCGGCGCCGAGCGGGAGCGGCTGCTCGCCATGTTCGGGCGGGAGGCGCGGGCCGCAGCCGCACTGGACAGCTCGTACATCGTGCCGGTCTTCGACCACGGGACGGACGGTGAAGTCCCCTACCTGGTCATGCCGTTGCTGTCGGGCCGGACCGTGGGCGAGTTGCTGGCCGACGGGCCGCTGCCGCCGGAGCGGGTCGCGGTGCTCGCCGCGCAGGTCTGCCGGGCTCTGGCGACCGCGCACCGGGCCGGCATCGTGCACCGCGACATCAAACCGGCGAACGTGATGCTCACGGACGAGGGCATGGTGAAGGTGCTCGACTTCGGCATCGCCAAGTTCCTCGACGCGACGACCGGCGGCCGCCTCACCGCGACCGCCGACTCCCCCATCGGCACCCTCTCCTACATGGCGCCGGAGCGCTTCACGCGGGGCGCGGACGACGGCCGTACGGACGTGTACGCGCTGGGCTGCACGGTGTACGAGATGCTCACCGGTGCGCCGCCCTTCGAATCGACGTCTGCGCCGGCGCTGATGCACTGCCATGTGTACGAGACACCGCAGAAGCCGTCGGTACGGCGTCCGGGGCTCGCCCCCGAGTGGGACGAACTGGTGGGGCGGATGCTGGCGAAGCCGGTCGGTGAGCGGCCGACGGCGGAGGAGGCACGAGCGGCGTTCGAGACACTGGCCCTGCCTGCGCCACCGCGCCCCGCATCCGCCATGCCTCCGGCCCCACCGGCCGCACCGGCCCCTCCACTTGATCACGCCGCACCTCCGGGGCAAGGCTCCGCCTCAACCGCACCCGCGAGCCCGGCCGACGCAACTCCCGCACAACACCAGCCCGCACAGCACCACCCCGCGCCCGCCTCACCCCCACAGCAACTCGCCACGAGCGATGCAACCCCCCAACTCCACCCCGACCCCACCTCGTACCTGCTCGCACCACCTCTCCCCAAGCCGCCGCCCACTCCCCCGACCACACCTACAGCCGCTCGTCGGCGCGGGCGGCGGATCGCCTGGGTCGGTGCCTCCGCGGTCGTCACCGCGCTCGTGATCGTGTTCTCGGTCGTCCAGCCCTTCGGCGGCGACGACGGCGACAGCGACGAGGCGGGCGGGAAGAACGGCGCGGGCGGGCCCAAGGCCGGCACGGTGGCCCCGGTGGCCAAGACCCAGACCCTCACCCTCGGTTCCGCCGCCGACTCCAAGGGCCCCGCCCGGGCGGTGACGGGCGCCCGCAAGGGCGGCACGGTCACGGTCCTCGAACCGGGCAGTATCACCACCCTCGACCCGGGCAACATGTGGTCCGGGACCGACCGGTTGATCTCCCGCCTCGTCTACCGCAGCCTGACCGCCTTCAGAACCCAGCCCGACGGCTCCGTCCGCCTCGTCGGGGACCTCGCCCAGGACACCGGCCGGTCATCGCTGGGCGGCCGCGACTGGACTTTCACCCTCAAACCGGGCCTCACGTACAACGACGGATCGCGCGTGCGCGCCCAGGACTTCGCGTACGCGATCAAGCGCGCCCTCGACCCCGACGCCTTCGCGATGGGCGACCGAACCCTGCGCAACTTCCTGTTCGGTCCCGAGGACGCGGACGGTATCGGCACCGAGCACGAGATGCCGCCGGGCGTCATCGAAACCCCGAACGACAGCACGATCGTCTTCCACCTCGACGGCGCCCACCCCGACTTCAACGTCGTCCTGGCCGGCCCGGGCGGCGCGCCCATGCCGGAGCGGGTCGCCGACATCTCCGGCACCTCGACACTCCTGCCGTCGACAGGCCCGTACCAGGTCAGCTCCTTCACCGACGCCAAGAACCTCACACTCACCCGCAACCCGAAGTGGCGCGCGGACACGGACCCGGTGCGCACCGCGTACCCCGACCGGTACGAGATCACCGGCGCGCTCACCCTCGACGAGATCAAGACCCGTATCCGCGCGGCCAGTTCGGACTCGGGCTCGGACGCCGACTCGGCCGTGATGACGTTCTCCGGCTCGCTGGACAAGGACGGGCTGGGCACGGCGGACGGCGCCGCCGACAGCGGCACGGTGCGGGTGACGTCACCGGCCCCGTACGTCCATGTGTACTCGGTCGACACCAAACGCATACCGAAACTGAAGGTCCGCCAGGCCATCGCCACCGCGTACCCGGCGGCCGACGTCCTGGCCGCGAGCGGCGAGGACGGCCTCGCCTCCAGCCACCTCATGCCGCCGGGCATCCCCGGTTCGCGCGACTTCGACCTGTACGGGGCCGGGGCGCACGGTGACCCCGACGCCGCCCGCGCGCTGCTCACCGAGGCCGGCGAGTCGGGTTTCCCCCTCACCCTCGCGTATGCGACGACCGCCGACGAAGCACGGGGTGAAGCGGTGAAGAAGGCCCTGGACAAGGCCGGTTTCCGGGTGACGCTGAAGAACGTCGACGTCTCCGACATCTACGAGAACATCGGCAAGGGCGAGTACGACCTGGCACGCCTGCCGATGAACAGCAGCGGCCTCCCGTTGGCATCGGCGTTCCTGCCGGACTCCTTCGACGGCCGCTACACCTTCCCGACCACCTCCAACTTCTCCCGGCTCAACAGCACGGCGGTCAACAACGCGATCGACGAGGCCAACGCGACGGCCGACGTGGCTGCCGCGGGCGAGAAGTGGTCCACCGTCGACCGCCGGGTGATGGAACAGGCGGCGGCCATTCCGGTGTACGTGCCGGTCCGTACGTTCCTCTACACCTCCAGGCTGAAGGGGCTCCAGGTGGACCTGGACGGCCTGTCGCCGCTCAACGCGTACGTGACCAAGTAG
- a CDS encoding NUDIX hydrolase — translation METPDQVRIAALVDGRLLVVEQYHYLVGPLWQLPGGAVDPDDEDPQAAARRELAEETGYRGGAWTSQGTLFPLPGATPARVHLWRAEHLNSGAAALEPSEADLRVHHVSLADAVRETLDGRVRCAPSAALILAVAASHGQR, via the coding sequence GTGGAAACGCCGGATCAGGTGCGCATCGCGGCCCTGGTCGACGGCCGGCTGCTCGTCGTCGAGCAGTACCACTACCTCGTGGGGCCCCTGTGGCAACTACCCGGCGGAGCGGTGGATCCGGACGACGAAGATCCGCAGGCCGCCGCTCGCCGTGAGCTGGCCGAGGAGACCGGCTATCGGGGCGGCGCTTGGACCAGCCAGGGAACCCTCTTCCCGCTGCCTGGCGCGACTCCTGCGCGGGTACATTTGTGGCGCGCCGAGCATCTGAACTCCGGGGCGGCAGCCCTTGAACCGTCTGAAGCGGATCTGCGCGTACACCATGTGTCCCTGGCCGACGCCGTGCGGGAGACTCTCGACGGCCGCGTGCGGTGCGCGCCCAGCGCCGCCCTGATCCTGGCGGTGGCCGCCTCACATGGACAGAGGTGA
- a CDS encoding LppP/LprE family lipoprotein, with the protein MTRLLPSDRRIGRFRLLATVLLSAGFLLGGCSDQPGDAGTTDSASPTDSASPTGMIPDDVLENTATSTAEPPTASSASPAEPPLSATDWTRVIDDIDCLDAGNEGIEILDTQFADVRGTGVPDAFVTFDCAHRASTWPHQVEVFDGSSSPEAPRRIAVLLSAEETVNGRMLVTAGDLSFSGNSVTVHLAAYGPDDPRCCPSQRLRRSFTWDGNRFIQQTGA; encoded by the coding sequence TTGACACGCCTCTTACCGAGCGACCGGCGTATCGGCCGATTCCGGCTGCTCGCCACCGTGCTGCTGTCGGCGGGCTTCCTCCTCGGCGGATGCAGCGATCAGCCGGGCGACGCAGGCACGACGGACAGCGCTTCCCCGACGGACAGTGCTTCCCCGACGGGGATGATTCCTGACGACGTCCTGGAGAACACGGCGACTTCGACCGCCGAACCACCCACGGCTTCGTCCGCCTCGCCCGCCGAACCACCGCTGTCCGCCACGGACTGGACCCGGGTGATCGACGACATCGACTGTCTTGACGCGGGCAACGAAGGAATCGAGATTCTGGACACCCAGTTCGCCGACGTCCGCGGCACGGGTGTTCCCGATGCGTTCGTCACGTTCGACTGCGCCCACCGGGCTTCCACCTGGCCCCACCAGGTGGAGGTCTTCGACGGCTCGTCGTCTCCGGAGGCACCGAGGCGCATCGCCGTGCTCCTGAGTGCCGAGGAGACGGTGAACGGCCGGATGTTGGTGACGGCTGGTGATCTCTCCTTCTCCGGCAACTCCGTCACCGTTCATCTCGCAGCCTATGGCCCTGACGACCCTAGGTGTTGCCCCTCTCAACGCCTGCGTCGCTCCTTCACCTGGGACGGAAACCGATTCATCCAACAGACAGGTGCGTGA
- a CDS encoding TIR domain-containing protein, with translation MPHALTRRRKSGTDRPAKTDRPAQADEQFAYDAFISYSREADRALARALQDGLHAFARPWYRLRALRVFRDEGSLAVGSRLWGSIQQALGTSRYFILLACERSARAPWVVQEVEYWCTQRGVDNLVIVLTDPLADGTGKPPGMVWDELRGDFDWERTTAIPKCLSGRFEEEPHALVLGWARARPELSPRDPEFRTALASLASPLHGVDKDKLIGDDVRQHRRTRRHVRLVITMLTALATIAGFAAVTAFQERDIAREQAALAEVRQYAAQSRSADDPYAALAFAIAAELRVSPALPEARTAFGEAVQGLESWTTRLVGEVPVTSSWGTQLRWSSDGSNVWVASAESGMARWSVRDGIGAVPLWRPTDSFGGDGSPYDLQWSQDGRFLMQMLGGTSGNSYVIRDAVSGRVTAGPFTFGAGVADGVSLRNSRLAPGGDLLATAASDDGVRLWDAGTGRRRGKPLPGSTSAEIFELAWSPDGGRLAAAGTSRIWIWDVDRRSLIWSGQRKEGAESLSWSPDGRRIVTGDEKGRLTWWNARTGEASATAADGWENRAREISWSPNGEWMAVAHFDGTIRLWDPASGTAVGSALARDSKNSLDGSLVWSPDSRFLAGVFIKGGDVDDIEGPRTTVLRLWEVRTTTQRSMRLRGPTDSVLAVAWSPDGHRIASGGSDDTVWIWDAETGVPVPGSPQRQRFSDDRVHDIAWDPSGRRLLRVSGTGLRTWSVTTGTDALKPWWGSGWSVTAAWSPDGTRVASGTDQGRVRVWDAATGKLVRQQPRSTSKGGGAGAGDGLKAEVRSVAWSGDGRRLAAAMADGSLHLWDAVSGQQWGPAPQASEHLARDMAWSPDGRLIAVADVDGTIRFWDGDTGKAARILLDAGDSRVESLAWSPDSTRLASGDGAGTIRVWDPRRGVSLQRREDAHSVGVTTLSWSPDGTRLVSGSEDGVVRLWQGRTEQEICRLVDKALHRTRSTPELTGTTDAVAGICSRPDQARTYPVLPLQPR, from the coding sequence ATGCCTCATGCTCTGACGCGGCGGAGAAAGTCCGGCACGGACCGTCCCGCGAAAACGGACCGTCCCGCGCAAGCGGACGAGCAGTTCGCGTACGACGCGTTCATCTCCTACAGCAGGGAAGCCGACCGTGCCCTGGCGCGGGCTCTCCAGGACGGACTGCACGCCTTCGCCAGGCCGTGGTACCGCCTGCGGGCTCTGCGGGTGTTCCGGGACGAAGGCAGCCTGGCTGTCGGCTCACGGCTCTGGGGTTCCATCCAGCAGGCACTGGGCACTTCCCGCTACTTCATCCTGCTGGCCTGCGAACGTTCGGCCCGGGCGCCCTGGGTCGTGCAAGAGGTCGAGTACTGGTGCACCCAACGGGGCGTGGACAACCTGGTCATCGTCCTTACGGATCCTCTCGCGGACGGTACGGGGAAGCCGCCCGGGATGGTCTGGGACGAGCTCCGGGGCGACTTCGACTGGGAGCGGACCACCGCGATACCCAAGTGTCTGTCGGGGCGCTTCGAAGAGGAACCCCATGCGCTGGTTCTCGGCTGGGCACGCGCCCGGCCGGAACTGTCGCCGCGTGACCCGGAGTTCCGCACAGCACTGGCCAGCTTGGCGTCCCCCCTGCACGGTGTCGACAAGGACAAGCTGATCGGCGACGACGTTCGCCAGCACCGGAGAACCCGGCGCCATGTGCGTCTGGTGATCACCATGCTGACCGCGCTCGCCACGATTGCCGGGTTCGCCGCCGTGACGGCCTTCCAAGAACGGGACATCGCCCGTGAACAGGCCGCGCTGGCCGAAGTGCGTCAGTACGCCGCGCAGTCCCGCAGCGCCGACGACCCCTACGCGGCACTGGCTTTCGCGATCGCCGCCGAACTACGGGTCAGCCCGGCTCTTCCGGAGGCACGTACCGCCTTCGGAGAGGCGGTGCAGGGGCTGGAATCGTGGACCACACGCCTGGTCGGTGAGGTGCCGGTCACCTCATCTTGGGGCACCCAGTTGCGCTGGTCCTCCGACGGCTCGAACGTGTGGGTGGCCAGTGCCGAGAGCGGAATGGCACGCTGGTCCGTGCGAGACGGCATCGGCGCCGTCCCATTGTGGCGGCCGACGGACTCGTTCGGCGGTGACGGATCGCCTTACGACTTGCAGTGGAGCCAGGACGGCCGGTTCTTGATGCAGATGCTCGGTGGCACGTCGGGCAATTCGTATGTCATACGCGATGCCGTCTCCGGCAGAGTCACCGCAGGTCCTTTCACCTTCGGCGCGGGGGTGGCTGACGGGGTGTCGCTGCGCAACAGCAGGCTTGCCCCGGGCGGCGATCTGCTGGCCACGGCGGCGAGCGACGACGGCGTGAGGCTCTGGGACGCCGGAACCGGCCGACGGCGCGGGAAGCCGTTGCCCGGCAGCACTTCGGCCGAGATCTTCGAACTGGCGTGGTCGCCTGACGGCGGACGGCTTGCCGCTGCCGGCACTTCGCGCATCTGGATCTGGGACGTGGACCGGCGCTCGCTGATCTGGTCGGGGCAGCGGAAGGAGGGTGCCGAAAGCCTGTCCTGGTCCCCGGACGGCCGCCGTATCGTCACCGGAGACGAGAAGGGCCGCCTCACTTGGTGGAATGCCCGCACGGGGGAGGCGTCGGCAACCGCTGCTGACGGATGGGAGAACAGGGCCCGAGAGATCAGTTGGTCGCCCAATGGTGAGTGGATGGCCGTCGCCCACTTCGACGGAACCATTCGCCTGTGGGATCCGGCCAGCGGCACGGCAGTCGGGTCCGCGCTCGCCCGTGACAGCAAGAACTCCCTGGACGGCTCGCTCGTCTGGTCTCCTGACAGCCGGTTCCTGGCCGGGGTGTTCATCAAAGGCGGTGACGTGGACGACATCGAAGGGCCGCGGACAACCGTTCTTCGCCTGTGGGAGGTCAGAACAACGACGCAGCGCAGTATGCGCCTGCGCGGCCCCACCGACTCCGTACTCGCCGTGGCCTGGTCGCCCGATGGGCACCGCATCGCAAGCGGCGGCAGCGACGACACGGTTTGGATCTGGGACGCGGAAACCGGGGTACCTGTCCCCGGCAGCCCGCAGAGACAGCGCTTTTCCGACGACAGAGTCCATGACATCGCGTGGGACCCGAGCGGCCGTCGGCTGCTGAGAGTGAGTGGCACCGGTCTGCGGACCTGGTCCGTGACCACCGGGACGGATGCCCTCAAACCCTGGTGGGGCAGCGGATGGTCCGTCACTGCGGCATGGTCCCCGGACGGCACCCGAGTCGCGTCCGGGACGGATCAAGGTCGCGTCCGCGTCTGGGACGCCGCCACCGGCAAGTTGGTGCGTCAGCAGCCCCGGTCCACTTCCAAAGGCGGCGGGGCGGGAGCTGGGGACGGGCTGAAGGCCGAGGTCCGGTCTGTGGCCTGGTCTGGCGACGGCCGGCGTCTGGCCGCCGCCATGGCCGACGGTTCCCTGCACCTGTGGGACGCGGTCAGCGGGCAGCAGTGGGGCCCGGCTCCCCAGGCTTCGGAGCACCTGGCCCGGGACATGGCATGGTCTCCGGACGGCAGACTCATCGCGGTAGCCGACGTGGACGGCACGATCCGCTTCTGGGACGGTGACACCGGCAAGGCTGCTCGGATCCTCCTCGATGCAGGGGACAGCCGGGTCGAGTCCTTGGCTTGGTCCCCGGACTCCACGCGCCTGGCCTCGGGCGATGGCGCGGGGACCATCCGCGTGTGGGACCCACGGCGCGGCGTGTCGCTTCAGCGGCGTGAGGACGCGCACTCCGTCGGCGTCACCACGCTGAGCTGGTCCCCGGACGGAACTCGGCTCGTCAGCGGCAGTGAGGACGGGGTGGTGCGGCTCTGGCAGGGCAGAACAGAGCAGGAGATCTGCCGTCTGGTCGACAAGGCTCTCCACCGGACCCGGAGTACACCCGAACTGACCGGCACGACCGACGCGGTCGCCGGGATCTGCTCCAGACCGGACCAAGCCCGCACTTACCCCGTTCTTCCGCTCCAGCCCCGATAG
- a CDS encoding TIR domain-containing protein produces the protein MEEIRFDAFLSYSKRENEPLAHALHNGLHRLAKPWHRLRAVDVFRDAHDLSASASLKGSIKEALLSSEYFVLVASPASAQSRWVREEIALWRENRPATKVLLVLAGGELRWDPTVGDFDWTVTTALPRPEAERWFAEEPLWVDMRAIPMLELRMRNPVFQDAVATVSAPLRGCSKAQLVSEDLRLHRRAVRVRRSLLVGLTVLSVLAASAAVVAWQQRDEARAQARRALSRALAAAAQDRSDDDPQLAIRLGLYAYEADSTPEAKAQLMRLIAANGRITSFVRRAYQSFPGREKANGITVKSIVLSPDGRMAALVHQQVNDVIVWDTVRHREIALLPSRTGTTGGNLTPYVDFDDSGRTLTVSNPSSGRAAEWEVPSGKLRKTGPMSSSVPSASEEPPFLPDLPDECVFRGPATPEAPWRPWDASRAAERLVIVCDGGELRVLNTRSGAVVASKRLDPGVAWIATAISADGKWITAGNSDGDVVSFAADLSAEQSLARHSNSVADIAMNADGSVVLSTSDVGDVVQSSLPDEAQLANVTAGIRSRDTVNDFPYTSLTASPDGRWLLTWQSGSVELWDVRRRVRHAIYRQAAQAVSFSPDGRRFALLEGDTIRVRDTQSLKTLAERTARGDSAAKGRALTSAVGGFRIVTERSNAGSVNSGPLTVSAVWDGGRRVLSTPSGYPATAVNGRYFAVAIPSKTDTDGQVSDWTVTVWQCDGLLAPKALWRTRTDRSLSKVAVSDDGEYLVLGDIEDKGEIVRRSQPDRPRPMDGGNTVSGSSEYVIAHEQGVVVQHTDGIRQGADEADSHNQLLLWDLATGRLVGSWKEPMATVPRGQLTHLALVEDGTRVATIRPNGNIGLWNVSPADWRADLCRLADGEPTPSQLAFYLDGVDVPTPCPG, from the coding sequence GTGGAAGAGATTCGGTTCGACGCGTTCCTCTCGTACAGCAAACGGGAGAACGAACCACTGGCGCATGCGCTTCACAACGGCCTCCACCGGCTCGCCAAGCCCTGGCACCGGTTGCGTGCTGTGGACGTCTTCCGTGACGCCCATGATCTTTCCGCGAGCGCGAGTCTCAAGGGTTCCATCAAGGAAGCGCTCCTTTCCAGTGAGTACTTCGTACTCGTCGCGTCCCCGGCGTCCGCCCAGTCGCGCTGGGTGCGGGAGGAGATCGCTCTCTGGAGGGAGAACAGGCCGGCGACGAAGGTCCTACTGGTGCTCGCGGGAGGCGAACTGCGCTGGGATCCCACCGTTGGTGACTTCGACTGGACGGTGACGACCGCGTTACCGCGGCCCGAGGCGGAGCGATGGTTCGCGGAGGAACCGCTCTGGGTGGACATGCGGGCGATACCGATGCTCGAACTGCGGATGCGTAACCCGGTGTTCCAGGACGCCGTGGCCACGGTGTCGGCACCACTGCGCGGTTGCTCCAAGGCACAGCTGGTCAGCGAGGACCTCCGGCTGCACCGGCGCGCGGTGCGGGTGCGCAGGTCCCTGCTGGTCGGCCTTACCGTGCTCAGCGTCCTCGCGGCGAGCGCCGCCGTCGTGGCATGGCAGCAGCGTGACGAGGCCCGTGCCCAGGCCCGGCGGGCGCTGTCGCGGGCGCTGGCCGCCGCGGCGCAGGACCGCTCGGACGACGACCCACAGTTGGCGATACGGCTCGGGCTCTACGCATACGAAGCGGACTCGACGCCGGAGGCCAAGGCCCAGTTGATGCGGCTGATTGCCGCGAACGGGCGGATCACCTCCTTCGTCCGGCGGGCATATCAATCCTTTCCGGGCCGGGAAAAGGCCAACGGAATCACGGTCAAGAGCATCGTTCTCAGCCCTGACGGCCGGATGGCCGCGCTCGTCCATCAGCAAGTGAACGACGTGATCGTCTGGGACACGGTCAGGCACCGGGAGATCGCCCTGCTGCCCTCGCGGACCGGAACGACGGGGGGCAATCTGACCCCGTACGTCGACTTCGACGACTCCGGCCGCACTCTCACGGTCAGTAATCCGTCGTCGGGCCGGGCCGCTGAATGGGAGGTGCCCTCCGGAAAATTACGCAAGACCGGACCCATGTCCTCCAGCGTGCCGTCCGCTTCTGAGGAGCCCCCGTTCCTTCCCGATCTTCCGGATGAGTGCGTGTTCCGGGGACCGGCCACCCCCGAAGCGCCCTGGCGGCCGTGGGACGCGAGCCGTGCGGCCGAACGCCTCGTGATTGTCTGTGACGGTGGCGAGCTGCGCGTTCTGAACACGCGGAGCGGAGCGGTGGTTGCGTCCAAGCGGTTGGACCCTGGTGTGGCGTGGATCGCGACGGCGATTTCGGCGGACGGGAAGTGGATCACCGCCGGCAACAGTGATGGTGATGTGGTCAGCTTCGCCGCCGACCTCTCCGCCGAACAGTCCCTCGCCCGGCACTCCAACTCGGTCGCGGACATCGCGATGAACGCCGATGGCTCGGTGGTCCTGTCCACCAGCGACGTGGGCGACGTAGTCCAGTCGTCACTGCCGGACGAAGCACAGCTGGCCAATGTCACGGCGGGTATCCGGTCGCGGGATACGGTGAATGACTTTCCGTACACATCGCTGACCGCGAGCCCCGACGGCAGATGGCTGCTCACCTGGCAATCCGGATCCGTCGAGCTGTGGGATGTCCGGCGTCGGGTCCGGCACGCGATCTATCGGCAGGCGGCACAGGCGGTGTCTTTCAGCCCGGACGGGCGAAGGTTCGCCTTGCTCGAAGGCGACACCATACGGGTCCGGGACACACAGTCTCTGAAAACTCTTGCCGAGCGCACGGCCCGCGGCGACAGCGCGGCAAAAGGCCGGGCGCTGACCTCTGCCGTCGGCGGATTCCGGATCGTCACCGAGCGCAGCAATGCGGGCTCGGTCAACAGCGGCCCGTTGACAGTCTCGGCGGTGTGGGACGGCGGGCGGCGCGTGCTGTCCACCCCTTCCGGTTACCCGGCTACAGCAGTGAACGGCCGTTACTTCGCCGTCGCCATCCCGAGCAAGACCGACACCGACGGGCAGGTCAGCGACTGGACCGTCACCGTGTGGCAGTGCGACGGCCTGCTCGCCCCGAAGGCTCTGTGGCGAACGCGGACAGACCGTTCGCTGAGCAAGGTCGCAGTGAGCGACGACGGTGAATACCTGGTCCTGGGAGACATCGAGGACAAGGGCGAGATCGTCCGCCGGTCCCAGCCTGATCGTCCCCGGCCCATGGACGGCGGCAATACGGTGAGCGGATCGAGCGAGTACGTCATCGCCCACGAGCAGGGGGTCGTCGTGCAGCACACCGACGGCATCAGGCAAGGCGCGGACGAAGCCGACAGCCACAACCAACTGCTGCTCTGGGACCTCGCGACGGGACGGCTGGTGGGCTCATGGAAGGAGCCGATGGCCACTGTCCCCAGAGGACAACTCACCCACCTTGCCTTGGTGGAGGACGGAACCCGGGTCGCGACCATCCGCCCGAACGGAAACATCGGCTTGTGGAACGTGTCGCCCGCCGACTGGCGTGCGGATCTGTGCCGGCTCGCCGACGGGGAACCGACTCCCTCGCAGCTGGCCTTCTACCTGGACGGAGTCGATGTACCCACACCCTGTCCCGGGTGA